From a single Nostoc edaphicum CCNP1411 genomic region:
- a CDS encoding cadmium resistance transporter yields the protein MSKLGTAFSEGIIAFIATNIDDIIILLIFFSQVNVNFRRRHILLGQYVGFAAIIIASLPGFFGGLVVQREWIGLLGLLPVGIGIQQLVSRKEETISVQTVSSDFRQSTPTNPVLSFILSVLHPQTYKVAAVTIANGGDNISIYIPLFAGQDLASLGVILGIFFIMVGVWCAIAYFLSRQPTIAYVLSRYGRAVVPFVLIGLGLFIMYERGTFTLLPWMRS from the coding sequence ATGAGTAAGCTAGGGACAGCCTTCAGTGAAGGGATAATTGCCTTCATCGCCACTAACATAGATGACATCATTATCTTGTTAATCTTTTTTTCACAAGTAAATGTTAATTTTCGGCGACGGCATATCTTGCTAGGTCAATATGTAGGTTTTGCAGCCATTATCATCGCCAGCTTACCAGGATTTTTTGGTGGTTTGGTTGTACAGCGAGAATGGATAGGATTACTAGGACTGCTACCAGTAGGAATTGGGATTCAACAATTAGTATCTAGAAAAGAAGAAACTATATCAGTTCAGACAGTCAGCAGTGATTTTAGACAGTCCACACCAACTAACCCAGTATTGTCTTTTATTTTGAGCGTTTTGCATCCCCAAACCTATAAAGTGGCAGCAGTAACGATCGCAAATGGTGGTGACAATATCAGTATATATATCCCTTTGTTCGCTGGTCAGGATCTTGCCAGCTTGGGAGTAATTTTAGGTATATTTTTTATCATGGTAGGGGTTTGGTGTGCGATCGCTTATTTTTTAAGCCGTCAACCTACCATTGCTTATGTTTTAAGTCGCTATGGTCGGGCTGTCGTACCTTTTGTGTTAATTGGTTTGGGTTTGTTCATTATGTATGAGCGAGGTACATTCACTCTACTACCTTGGATGAGAAGTTAA
- a CDS encoding cadmium resistance transporter: MNELVTAITTGAIAFIATNIDDIVILLLFFSQINTNFRPRHIVAGQFLGFTVLLVLSLPGLFGGLVLSKSWIGLLGLLPISIGISSLVNREEDSSREVVAATEEAEASTITSFFSPQAYSVAAVTIANGSDNISVYVPLFASSNLESFVVIIGSFFILLGLWCYAAYKLTNNRVIADILTHYVNNLVPFVLIGLGTFIVLKNEALSPIKLAASGVCLMILVKNNQSTDEIGENSSR, from the coding sequence ATGAACGAGTTAGTTACTGCAATTACTACAGGGGCAATTGCGTTCATTGCCACTAACATAGATGATATTGTCATTCTATTGTTGTTTTTTTCTCAAATAAATACTAACTTTCGTCCCCGGCATATAGTTGCTGGACAGTTTTTAGGTTTTACAGTCCTGTTAGTCCTTAGTCTTCCAGGTTTATTTGGTGGGTTAGTTTTATCAAAAAGCTGGATTGGATTACTTGGTTTACTCCCAATTTCCATAGGTATCAGTAGCTTAGTAAATCGGGAAGAAGATTCATCCAGAGAAGTTGTAGCTGCAACAGAAGAAGCTGAAGCATCAACAATTACTAGTTTTTTCTCTCCCCAAGCTTATAGCGTGGCAGCCGTTACAATTGCCAATGGTAGCGATAATATTAGTGTCTACGTGCCTTTATTTGCTAGCAGTAATTTAGAGAGTTTTGTGGTAATTATCGGATCATTCTTTATCTTATTAGGACTTTGGTGCTACGCTGCATACAAATTAACTAACAATAGAGTCATAGCTGATATATTGACTCACTACGTTAATAATCTTGTGCCTTTTGTTCTGATAGGATTAGGCACTTTTATTGTATTAAAAAATGAAGCTTTAAGTCCAATAAAGCTAGCTGCTAGTGGTGTCTGTTTGATGATTTTGG
- a CDS encoding sulfite exporter TauE/SafE family protein, with amino-acid sequence MHYLLLPFLSFFVGIIVGLTGIGGASLITPMLIFVFQVPPSIAVSSDVVAATLMKIVGSVKHWEQKTLDTEVVKWLAFGSVPGSLFGVGILHFIKRTGEYNLDNILLRLLGGMILLVTVLALVQLLLLTFFPKFNLPELPKLDLETNFGRFLTITLGAILGCFVGLTSVSSGSMFALVLIGFFRLDARKLVGTDISHAAILLLFTALGHLSLGTVDWSLVLPIWLGSVPGVLLGAKICQIAPQRPLRFIIYAILMMVSWKLVHQV; translated from the coding sequence ATGCACTATTTGTTACTACCATTCTTAAGCTTTTTTGTTGGCATCATCGTTGGTTTAACAGGAATTGGCGGAGCCTCTCTCATCACCCCAATGTTGATTTTTGTCTTTCAGGTTCCGCCTTCCATCGCTGTGAGTTCTGATGTTGTGGCTGCCACATTGATGAAGATTGTTGGTAGCGTCAAGCATTGGGAACAGAAAACCCTTGACACAGAAGTTGTCAAATGGTTGGCATTTGGGAGTGTTCCAGGTTCACTCTTCGGGGTGGGAATTTTGCACTTCATTAAACGTACAGGTGAGTATAACCTGGATAACATCTTGCTCCGTTTACTTGGCGGGATGATTTTGCTAGTCACAGTATTAGCACTAGTGCAATTGTTGTTATTGACTTTTTTCCCAAAATTTAATTTACCCGAACTGCCAAAGTTAGATTTAGAAACTAACTTTGGTCGCTTCCTAACAATCACCTTGGGAGCAATTTTAGGCTGTTTTGTCGGTCTAACTAGCGTCTCATCAGGTTCAATGTTTGCCTTAGTGCTGATTGGGTTTTTCCGCCTTGATGCACGGAAATTAGTGGGTACAGATATTTCGCACGCAGCGATTTTACTGCTGTTTACAGCCCTTGGTCATCTCAGTTTAGGAACAGTTGATTGGAGTTTGGTACTACCTATATGGTTAGGTTCTGTACCAGGAGTGTTACTAGGTGCTAAAATCTGCCAGATAGCCCCACAACGCCCACTACGGTTTATCATTTACGCTATTTTGATGATGGTAAGTTGGAAATTAGTTCATCAGGTATAA